One window of the Terriglobia bacterium genome contains the following:
- a CDS encoding MmgE/PrpD family protein gives MTITEPISKFAASLKFADLSPDAVYQAKRFLLDALGCALGGYRQHDVSVALQVLDEIAGRGPCTVIGSGRRVDPVSASLANALMIRCMDYNDIYWKQDPSHPSDIFPAALACCERARSDGLELLVGLVLGHEFECRFCEAAFPGIRERGWHHATLTAFVSPIVAGRALHLTAEQIQHAIGISASRHATLGAVTAGKLTMMKNTVDPMATQSGVLAALLAEKGYTGPEHVVDGKEGLTHCFGPEWKLNVLTDGLGESWRITQCGMKFFPTEALTHAPISAVLDLVREHNLKAEQVEKVYIRSLARAANILSDPSKYDPRSKETADHSLPYVIAAALVDRQVTPAQFTPEKIMDPAIRAQLPKVEVVGDPEIEKVFPALQRVIVTIRTTSAQEFTKQLDYPKGDPRNPLSDAEIEEKFTALAGPVMGRAAQKKVREAVWNLEKLDSVTGLMKLMKASRKAKKVAIEHATTA, from the coding sequence ATGACGATCACTGAGCCGATCTCGAAGTTCGCCGCGTCACTGAAGTTCGCAGACCTGTCGCCGGATGCCGTCTACCAGGCGAAGCGCTTCCTCCTGGATGCGCTGGGTTGCGCGCTGGGCGGATACCGGCAGCATGACGTGAGCGTCGCGCTGCAGGTGCTGGACGAAATTGCCGGGCGCGGGCCGTGCACGGTGATCGGCAGCGGCCGGCGCGTGGACCCGGTGTCGGCGTCGCTGGCCAACGCGCTGATGATTCGCTGCATGGATTACAACGACATCTACTGGAAGCAGGACCCGTCGCATCCCTCCGACATTTTTCCGGCGGCGCTGGCCTGCTGCGAGCGGGCGCGCTCCGATGGGCTCGAGTTATTGGTGGGACTGGTGCTCGGCCACGAGTTCGAGTGCCGCTTCTGCGAGGCTGCGTTTCCCGGCATTCGCGAGCGCGGCTGGCATCATGCCACACTGACCGCGTTCGTCTCGCCCATCGTCGCCGGGCGCGCGTTGCACTTAACGGCAGAGCAGATTCAGCATGCCATCGGCATCTCGGCCTCGCGGCATGCCACGCTGGGCGCAGTCACGGCCGGCAAACTGACGATGATGAAGAACACCGTGGACCCGATGGCAACGCAGTCGGGCGTGCTGGCGGCGCTGTTGGCGGAGAAGGGCTACACCGGCCCCGAGCACGTGGTGGACGGCAAGGAAGGGCTCACGCATTGCTTCGGGCCGGAGTGGAAGCTGAATGTGCTGACGGATGGACTCGGCGAGTCGTGGCGGATTACGCAGTGCGGGATGAAGTTCTTCCCCACCGAGGCGCTGACGCACGCGCCCATTTCGGCCGTGCTCGACCTGGTGCGCGAACACAACCTCAAGGCCGAGCAGGTGGAGAAGGTTTACATTCGTTCGCTGGCGCGCGCGGCCAACATCCTGAGCGACCCGAGCAAGTACGATCCTCGGAGTAAAGAAACCGCCGACCATTCACTGCCGTACGTGATCGCGGCGGCGCTGGTGGACCGGCAGGTAACGCCCGCACAGTTCACGCCCGAGAAAATCATGGACCCGGCAATCCGCGCGCAGTTGCCGAAGGTGGAAGTCGTCGGCGACCCGGAAATCGAGAAGGTGTTCCCTGCCCTGCAACGCGTGATTGTTACCATCCGCACCACGTCGGCACAGGAGTTCACCAAGCAACTTGATTATCCCAAGGGCGATCCGCGGAATCCCTTGTCGGACGCGGAGATTGAAGAAAAGTTCACGGCGCTGGCCGGGCCGGTGATGGGCAGAGCGGCGCAGAAAAAGGTGCGCGAGGCGGTGTGGAATTTGGAGAAGCTGGATTCGGTGACGGGGTTGATGAAACTGATGAAGGCAAGTCGGAAGGCAAAGAAGGTCGCGATCGAGCACGCGACTACGGCATAG